The Shewanella mesophila genome contains the following window.
CCTCGGCCATGGCATCGACGAAATCCTTAGGGTGATAATAAGAGATGTATTGTAGTGCGTCAGCAACGCTCTCGATAAGATCCGCTTGCTTGATGATGGGCTGTTCTATACTCACAGACTTTTCCTTTATCACAGTTTGGTTTGTTCATCGCCCTTTTGCAGGGTCGTGTATTTTTTTTGAATCCGTTCACATTATGATACTCTTTCGCGACTTTTAGGGGAACATCACATTTTAGATAAGGTTATTTGATGGTTTATTCGTCAACTCAAGGCATTGCAGTTAAAAATTTGGACTGGAATTTGTCAACGACGGAAGTTTTTAGCCATTTTGCAGACAAGCCATGGGCGATGCTGCTCGATTCAGCGAGTGCCAGTCATATCGATGCGCGTTATGACATTATCGTTTTTGATCCGATAGCGACATTAGTTACCCAAGGGCAACTCACCAGCTGTTGCCATTACCAGGAAGACGGCACAGCGACAACAGAGACTAGCGCCCGAGATCCATTTACCTTGTTAAAGCAAATTATCCAACGCTATTTCCCTACAACTTATGAGTGTGAACTGCCCTTTAGTGGTGGCGCACTAGGGTCCTTTAGCTATGATTTGGGCCGCGTTATAGAATCACTGCCTACCACGGCGACAAAAGATATTGATCTGCCCGAGATGAACGTAGGCATCTATAACTGGGCGCTGATATTTGATAGCCAAACTGCCACTTGGTCTATGGTGCATTACCTTGGGCAACAACAACTTGAACAGCAACTTGCTAAAATAGAACAATCCTTAGGACTATCCTTGTCTAAAGCACCATTTTCACTCTGTTCTGATTGGCGGCCACAGATAGACAAACAAGCCTATAGTGACAAATTTGCCGCCATTCAAACATACCTACACAGTGGCGATTGTTACCAAATCAACCTCACTCAGCGCTTTGAGGCGCAATATCAAGGTGATGAATGGCTGGCTTATCTAAAACTGCGCCAAACCAATAAGGCACCGTTTTCCGCATTTTGTCGCTTGCCAGACAATGCCCTGTTATCGATATCCCCCGAGCGTTTTATTCAACTCAAGGGGGACGCAATCCAAACCAAACCCATTAAAGGCACTATGCCGCGCGCTTCAGATCCTGCACTCGATCAACAGAGCGCAGCAATGCTGGCAAATTCAGAAAAGGATCGTGCCGAAAACTTAATGATCGTCGATCTACTTAGAAACGACATAGGAAAAGTCGCTCAGCCCGGGTCAGTCCGCGTACCAATACTTTTTGCGATCGAAAGTTTTCCCGCCGTTCATCATCTGGTCAGCACTGTTACGGCCAAATTAGATAAAGGCTACCATGCCACCGATCTTTTACGGGCGGCATTTCCCGGGGGCTCAATCACAGGCGCACCTAAGATAAGAGCGATGGAGATCATTGAGGAACTCGAACCATCTAGACGCAGTCTATACTGCGGCTCTATTGGCTATATCAGTCAAGATGGCCAAATGGATTCGAGCATCACCATACGAACCTTAATTGCCGAAGACAACAAACTCTATTGCTGGGCTGGCGGCGGAATAGTGGCAGATAGCCTCGTCGATGCCGAATATCAAGAAAGCTATGATAAGGTAAGTAAGATATTACCGATTTTGGCTAACTCTAATGACACTCGATGAGTTTAAGCGGCGCTATGCCCTACAAGTATTACCCAGCGATAACGCACCTAAAATTAACCGCGTGCTTCGTCAAGCCGCGGTTTTAGTTGCATTAATCGAAAAAGAGCAAGAGTTACACCTTATCCTCACTCGCCGTCCAACCCACCTTCGCGCCCATCCTGGGCAAATTAGCTTTCCTGGTGGCAAGGTGGAGGAGCAAGATGTCGATTGCGTGGCAACGGCACTGAGAGAAGCGTTTGAAGAGATAGCATTACCGACTCAAAACGTAGAAATATTAGGGCAATATCCCATATTTAATACCTTTACCGGATTTGCGATTTCCCCCATCATTGGCATCGTCAAAGAGGATTTCGAACCAGTGCTTGACCCAGGTGAAGTGGATGAACTCTTTACCGTGCCCTTAAGGTTTCTGCTCGATCCCGCTAATAGAATCGTCAAGCAGTTCACCCGAAGGGGAGTCACCTACCCCGTCTACTTTATCTCCTATGAAGAATATTTTATTTGGGGAGCCACTGCGGCAATGATCGACAAAATATGTCGCCAGGTCTCACCCTAGTTGCTAATGCCAACGAAATGAAAGCGGACGAAATAGAAGCTAACCAACTACAAACCCTGTTTTAAATCAGAAACTTAATATAAAGCCCAGCAGCAGTCGAGGTCAGCAGCAACAAAGGAATGTTAAACCAATAGCCCATTCGACTATGGTGCGCAACATAAAAGTTAACCGCTAAACTCACCAAGCTGATCGCAGCACAGGCCCATAATACATATTCGAGGCGTAAAGTTATGGTGGGATCCCAATCTAAACGAACACTCGCACCTTTGCTCAAGAAATAGCCTACAGCGCGATCGGGTCTGGCTTTATCAAACAGCAATAGAGCATAGACAGCCAATGACCAGCCTAAGATGGACAAAGTCCCTAAAAAAATCTGAAAAATTTTGATTTTTTTCATATCCGCCCTCGTACACTTGCTGTTAACGTCCTACTCAAGCCTACTATATTAAGTATAGCGTTTGAACAAAATTCAAACTGTTATAATAAGTTATACTGATCGTGATAAGAAATTGACTCGCTTTTCCCCAAAAAATGAGCTCATCGATTTAACCAATTGGAAGGTCGAGACAGGAATGAACCTGAATGAATTAGTACTTTAAGCTTATTTCATCCCAAACTTGTTATCAGCTATTTTTAACAGGCGTTGTTTTGTCCCTCAATAGGCAGAAGATTGCAACTGTTCACAACACTGCCAGCGGAATAAAGGGCTGTTTGAGATACCTTTATTATCCCAAGTTCTGGTGATTTACCAAAAGATTTGCCAAATCGACTCATAAACTCAAGATTATTTGTCACCAACAGCCTATATATACGGTTTTTCCCTTGAGAAAAGCCACCAGCAAGGTAATATAAACGTCCAAAATTTTTAATAAAACGATTCGTTGGAGAACTAAGCAACAATGAGCATTGCATCTGTCGCTTCTGTATTTAAAGGTGATTTTGCGGTTGGTTCGCAAGTTACTGTGCGCGGTTGGGTGAGAACTCGCCGAGATTCCAAGGCCGGCATCTCTTTTCTTGCCGTTTATGATGGTTCCTGTTTTGACCCAATTCAGGGCGTGGTGCCAAATAGCTTAGAAAATTACGATAATGAAGTCCTTAAATTGACAGCGGGTTGTTCTGTAGTCATGACAGGAGAAGTTGTTGAATCTCCAGGCCAAGGCCAAGCATTTGAACTACAAGTCACCAATGTCGAAGTCACTGGCTGGGTAGATGATCCAGACACTTATCCAATGGCTGCTAAGCGTCACTCGATTGAGCATCTGCGTGAACTCGCCCACCTGCGTCCGCGAACCAATATTATTGGTGCCGTCGCACGTGTACGTAACTGTCTATCTCAAGCAATTCATCGTTTTTATAACGAAGAAGGCTTCATTTGGGTATCTACACCACTTATTACCGCTTCAGATTGTGAAGGCGCTGGTGAGATGTTCCGCGTATCTACCTTAGATTTAGAAAACTTACCTCGCACAGACGATGGTAAAGTGGATTATAAAGAAGACTTTTTCGGTAAAGAATCATTTTTGACCGTATCGGGTCAGTTAAATGCTGAGACTTACGCGAGCGCATTATCAAAGGTTTATACCTTTGGCCCAACGTTCCGCGCCGAAAACTCAAACACCAGCCGTCACTTAGCCGAATTCTGGATGGTTGAACCTGAAGTCGCTTTCGCTGACTTAGACGATGTTGCAGGCCTCGCCGAGCGTATGCTTAAGTACTGTTTCAAAGCTGTGCTTGAAGAGCGTCGTGACGATCTTGCATTTTTCACTCAGCGTGTTGATAAAACCGTTACTGAGCGTTTAGAAAACTTCGTTAACAGTGATTTCGCTCAAGTCGACTATACCGATGCCGTTGAGATCCTTAAAAACTGTGGTAAGAAGTTTGAATTTGACGTTGAGTGGGGTATCGATCTGCAATCAGAGCATGAGCGTTACCTAGCAGAAGAGCATTTCAAAGCCCCTGTCGTGGTTAAAAACTATCCGAAAGATATCAAAGCATTCTATATGCGCCTCAATGAAGACGGTAAGACCGTCGCGGCTATGGATGTTCTAGCGCCAGGTATTGGTGAGATCATCGGCGGCGCGCAGCGTGAAGAGCGTCTTGATGTGCTGGATATGCGCCTAGCTGAGATGGATTTGAGCCAAGAAGATTACTGGTGGTACCGTGATCTACGCCGTTATGGCACAGTCCCTCATGCAGGTTTTGGCTTAGGTTTTGAGCGTTTGGTTTCTTACGTAACGGGTGTATCTAACATTCGCGACGTTATTCCATTCCCACGCGCACCTAAATCGGCTAACTTCTAATTATGGGATATGAGCTAGTTTAACTTCGAATATATTGATGGTTAAGCCTGCTTATCATATTCTTGATTTAGAAGATAAAGTTTAATTTAGAACGCCCTATATGGGCGTTTTTTTATGAATTTAATTTCTATGATGCAATTTTTTAGATAGATAAAGAGATAAGATTCAAAGGCAAAACGGTAGCCCAATAACACTGTGCAAATCGTCCACGTTTTACATACACGCTTTGCAAATCGACAGCCAAAAGCGCATCCTAGCGATTAAAACAATAACAAGAGTATATTTAATCATGTGGCTCCAACGACAGATCACCATTACGCGAAAAACTCGAGGGTTCCATCTGATCACAGATGAGATATATCAGGCGCTCCCAGAATTGCAGCACCTTAGCATTGGTCTTGCTCACCTCCTACTGCAACATACCTCGGCAGGACTCACCCTCAATGAAAACGCCGATCCTAGTGTCCGAGAAGATTTTGAGCGCTACTTTAACCAGCTAGCGCCAGAAAACGAGCCTTACTACACCCATACTTATGAAGGTCCTGATGATATGCCGGCCCATTTGAAATCTTCACTCCTTGGCGCTGAACTCACTATCCCCATTACCGATGGCGAGTTTAACCTAGGTACATGGCAAGGGGTCTACCTTTGCGAAGCACGAGATCGCGCCAGTGAGCGAACCGTGATAGTGACAATTCAAGGCGAATAGAGACTAGAGAGCAAGAGAAATGAAATGAGCCTTTCGGCATTCGCATTTTAGGTTATTTCATCTCAAGCTAAGCCTTAGTCTCTGTTGATTATTGCGTACCCGACAATCTATCCTTGCTCTAAGCTTGTTTCGTCGGAGAGTGGTTGCAACAAGGCTAACCAATCATCACTGTTCATCTCTGCAACAGAAAGACTCTCGGTTTGATACATACTCTGTGCCAAGGCCTTCTTGGTTTGTTGTAACTGCTGAATGCGCTCTTCAACGGTATTTTGGCAGATAAGCTTATAGACAAAGACCGGCTTCTGCTGCCCTATCCGATACGCTCTATCACTCGCCTGCTCCTCGGCAGCCGGATTCCACCAGGGATCCACATGAATAACTACATCTGCCTCAGTCAGATTAAGGCCAGAGCCGCCTGCCTTAAGGCTGATCAGAAACACATTCACCTGTCCACTGCGGAAACGGTCGATGATCTTATCTCTATGACGGCTTCTGCCCGTTAGCATCTCATAATCTATGCCTTGATCATCCAGTTGCTGAGCAATCAGATCGAGCATGGTTGTAAAGGATGAAAAAATGAGAATATTACGACCATCCTCAATCATATTTGGCAGTTTGTTTTCAAGCCAGGCCAGCTTAGAGGATTCCGCCACCAACAGCGCTTGAGGCACATCATGCTCAAGATGACTCGAACTGTGATCATCAACGCTTGGACTAAGTTTAAGCATCGCTGGATGACAACATACTTGGCGCAACTTTAACAATGCGTTACTGATCGCTAATCGGTTCGCTTTCGCCCCCGTTTGTAATAGGGCTAATTGTAACTGCTCTGCTACGGTTAACCGTATGGTTTCATATAGATCCGACTGAGTTTGACTCAGCTCAATTAAGGTATTGATCACCGTTTTTTTCGGTAATTCGGTCGCCACCTGAACCTTGGTGCGCCTGAGCATAAATGGCGCTATTCGCTGCGCTAATTTACGTCTGGCTGTATCGCAATTATCTTTTTCTATCGGTTGCTTAAACTGAAGTTGATATTGCCCCGCACTGCCAAGAAAACCCGGCATAAGAAAATGAAACAAAGACCATAATTCGCCTAAGTGGTTTTCCATCGGCGTGCCAGTAAGACACAGACGATGACTTGTATCTAAGCGATTCACCAGTTTAGTCACCCGGCTCCTGCTATTTTTGATCGTCTGAGCTTCATCAAGGATCACTTGATACCAATGACGTGTGGTCAGTTCATCGGCGTCTTGAGCCAAAATGCCGTAGCTGGTGATCACCATATCGACATTCGTTAGCGCCTGCAGGTGCTCATGTCGAGCACGACCACTCCAGACTAATGTGGTGAGACTTGGGGTAAAGTTACTGGCTTCACGTTGCCAATTACTGAGCAAACTGGTTGGCGCAATCACTAACACAGGCGCATTTAGCTTGCCCTGCTCCTTATCCATCAAAATACTACACAAGGTTTGAAGGGTTTTGCCAAGCCCCATATCATCAGCCAAAATCCCAGCAAAATGGTGTTGCTTAATAAATTGAAGCCAGCTAACACCTTGTTCCTGATAAGGCCTGAGCACAGCATTAAGCCCTTTAGGCAAAACGATATCCGTGCCGTGGGCTTTATTATTCACATAGCTATTTAATGCTAGCGCCTGTTTTCGTAACCAAGTGGCACCACTCCACTTCAGGGCTTTAGATCGCTTATCGGTCAGATCCTGTTTGAATGCACTGTCTAATTGGGGCAATCTTGTCAGTTGGTGCCGAGGTAACACCAACTGCTGCGACTCATTCAATGGCTGTTTATTAAAGAGTTCACCTAATACACTTAAGATCCGCGCCACCCTGTCGGCTGGCAGTGACAATAGCTCTCCGGTATCTAATTCCAACGAAATAGGCTCACGCCCCTGTTCTAGCGACAATTTACCTTGGCGAATTAAGTTAGTGAGTAGAGGTAATAGATTAACTCGCTCACCATCAACCTCAACCCCAAGACTGAGTTCGAACCAATCGGTATTGGGTGTTGCAACTTCTGCAAACCAGTTATTTGCGGCCACTTTTACGAATCGCTTCTTAGCGGCAAAATCGATCTGCCAGCCAGCCAGCGCCAATTTTCTAAAAAACACCACATGCTCACTGATGTCGTCGGGAACCAACCTAGTCCCAGCGGGCAAACTTCGACTAATAGGTAGCTCAAATCGTTGGCTTACTAAAGGGAGAATATTAAGCATGAGTTGGCACTTGGCCACTTGTGTCATCAAGGGCTGATGATTTGCTGCAATAAATAACAGTTGCGACAAGTTATAAGCCACACCTCGATGCACCATAGTAAACAAGGCGACATCCAGGGGCATCATGGCGGGGACTAACCAGGGAAAATCGACCCCATGACGTATCACTTCAATACGAGGTAACCATTCTCCATCGAGATCGATATTGGCTAAGATCCCCTGACCTATCTGTTCATTGTTCCCCTCATCAATGATCAAGGTATTACTCACCGGCTCAAGATAGCAGTTGTCTGCCAGATCGATTAAATAACTCGTATCGACAAAATCTTCATCGTATTGAATATCACAGCCCAATGGCCGCTGAACGTCTTGATAACATCCTCGTCCAGTAGCCCCAAGCAGTTGGTAAAAGTCTGCTGGCAAACCGAGCGCTAAAGGTAGCTGGATCTGCTCGGTTTGTTCAGCCAAGGCTTCGCCAGATACTAAGGTTTTAAGCTGATGGAAGAGTTGCAGATCAGTTTGGCTGACATACTTAGGTAAAGGCGTACTGCTGGTGACATCAAATCCCAAGGGACCACGTAATTGGTAGCTACCATTTTTATTAAGGTAGCCTTTGTGAACGCTTAATTGCAGCGCGTTTACCTCACCATGAATAAGATATAAGACTCGATGGCGAGCCATTGCAGGGAAAGGGTCAAACTGTTGGTTAGCTTCGCTTTTAAACAGGCGGATAGCGGTATCTGCACGACGACTACGAGTATGAGGATCGGGTTGACTCGCCTCATACTCGATAGCTAATGCTGCGACGTGAGCACATTGGCGCTGCGAACAAGAACACTCGCCTTTAACCCCTTCGCCCGTTAACAAGAGACGAGTCGTTTGCGGCCCTTGAGGATCGATAAATCGACCAGTAATGCTCTCTGCGTTGTAAGAAAAGTCGCTCAGTTCCTGTTGCAGAAGGAGTTGTAAACCCGCAAACCTTTGTTGATGTGTAAAATCGTGCGCAGTCTTTAACAATGAAACCATCCGTGACGATGCATATAGCCCATCAATATTTCGTCGAAAGGAGAAATGATATCACTAGTGACGCAATTAGACTAACCAAGGCCGCACACTTTGTGGACTCGGTAAGTGATAATAGGAGCAACAGCGGATTTTATCGCCAGAAGAGTTCTTTCTTTCTCAGTAAATCAACAAATTGTGCTTTTGGGATGGGTTTTGAAAATAGATAACCCTGACCTAAATCAATTCCGACTGAGTTAATGATCTCCAGTTGCGTCGAGTTCTCAATCCCTTCGGCAACAACCACCAGCTCAAGTGCCTGACTCATCTTAGCAATCGCCTTAATCAATGCCTGCTGCTTTACTGAATACTCGCAGCCTAATACAAAGCTTTTATCGATCTTGAGCTCATCGATAGGAAATTGGTTTAAATAGGCCAATGACGAATATCCTGTACCAAAATCATCGATCGCAATCCGGCAGCCTTTCGCTTTTAACTTAGTTAACTCGTCAATCAAGGTATCTTGATTACCCATCAACAAGGACTCTGTTATCTCAATAGTTAAACGTTCATAGGGAAAATTACAGTCTATTGCGGCAGCAGTCTTTTCGATCGACGCAATTAAGCCTTCTTGCAGCAAATGAGACCAGATCTCTTCAACGGAGACATTGATTGCGATGGTAAACGGATAGTCTCTATATTCGTGTAGAAAAGTAATGGCCTGTTTTCTTACCCATTCTCCAATACCAAGAATTAAGCCACTGGCTTCTGCAACAGGGATAAACTCCTGGGGTGAAATAAACTGGCCTCCATGGCACCAGCGTAGCAAGGCTTCTGCATGGACAATTTTACCAGTTTGTAAATTAATTATCGGTTGGTAATAGAGTTCAAACTCATTTAATTCAATCGCGGTTTGCAACCATGCATGGATCTTAGCCGCTCTGCTATCTCGCTCGCGGATCGCAAAATTAAATAATTGCGACCGGTTTTTGCCAGACCGTTTTGCTACGTACATAGCTTGATCGGCGCAGTTTAAGATGAGTTCTAGACTTTCCGCATCGTCTGGATAACGGGCAATACCAAGACTTAAGGTACTATATACATTAGTTGAACCGCTGAGTTGATACCGTGTCGCGGCTAAATTATCGATCCTTTGACTTACCTCATTAAGCTGGTCAATGCTCAACACATCTGGAATAAGTATCGCAAACTCATCGCCGCCCAATCGCGCCACAGTGAACCTATCGTCAGCAATGGATAGCAAGCGCTTGCCTATTTCGACAAGCAAACGATCACCCACACCGTGGCCTAAAGTGTCATTGACCTGCTTAAAGTTGTCTACATCCATCAACATCAAAGCAAATCCATGACGAGCATCGATATGTTGATTGATTAAGCCTAATAGCTGAGTACGATTGGGTAGTTGAGTTAACGCATCAAAATTAGCTTGATACTCAATCAAGTCAGAAGCCTGTTTACGTGCACTAATATCAGAGATAAGCCAGGCGTAAGCCCGATTATCACTGTAACTTTCATTTAATCTCATCGCCGTTAGATCGGCATAAAAGCTTGAGCCATCAAACCGTTTTATCAGGGCTTCCCCTTGCCAGTGTCCATTAGCCATTAGTGCATGGATCATATGCTGATTATTGGTATCGCAGCCGATCTGCTCGTTAGGGTTAAAATACCCTACATCACACCGAGATCCCTTTGTGGCCATTGCCCCCCAAAACGCATCATTAGCGTCTAGTATGGACCACTGGGCGCTTGTGGTGACTAACGCAATGGGAAGATTATTAAATATTGCCGTTGTTTGACGTTGAAACTGGAAAGATTTGCTACGCTCAATCGCAAGACTTGCAAGTCTTGCGGCTTCTTGGATCAGAATAAGATCAGTATCGCTGGGAGCATTGATGTTTTCGTAGTACATGGCGAACGTTCCGAGTACGTCACCATTACTCCCCTTAATTGGTTCTGACCAGCAGGCTAACAGCTTGTGAGCTAAGGCGATCCCTTTATAGTTCACCCAATTAGGATGGGTAGAGATATCGTCAACTATCACTCTCTGGCCACTAAAAGCGGCTTCACCGCACGACCCAACGCCGAGTCCTATCTCCACGCCATGAATTGCATCATTATATGCCTGAGGTAGATTAGGCGCTGCGCCTAACAGGAGGTGACGACGATCATCACTTAGCACCAACACCGAAGCGCGAGTGCCAAGTTTTTCCTTCTCAATCAGCAACACTAAGGCAGACAAAATGTCACTTAGTGAAGATCCGCTGAGCAACATGGTTAAAATGCGATTATAACGTTTTAGACTAAATTCGCGAGTTTGACCGTCGAACTCGTCAATCAATATCGGACAATAATCAAGGTGCACTGTTAACTCCTTTGGCCCTCAGTAACCGCTTAAAATCTACACCAATATAAGGCTTTATACAAAATTGTACATTTGTCTATTACACAGCGATTGATAAATAACCTAAGTTCGAGATAAATAAGGACAGCGATTAATACCAATCAGTAATAAGAAAGTGATCGACTCTGCGTGTTTTTTAGCAACTAATTCAAGACGAATGGACGATGAATGCTTGCTTCCATTACCAAGCGCCGCAGTGATAAGCGCTAATCGTCATCTGAAATGATGAGGTAAGATTCTAGCCGCTAGCTAACGGATAAAACTCAGGATAGAACTAGGACAAAACTAGGATAGAACTAGGATAGAACTGAGACAGTACTCAGACAGTACTCAGATACTGTATTGCGACACCCTATTTTTAAGTGACGCTTACCCTTAATCGAACAAACGTCATTAACGGGTAAGCCTGAATTTAAGGGAAGATCTCCTCCCCCTAAAAACTTGCACCACGGAAATATTTAAAACTGCCGCGATTAATAGGACTTAAGATTCGCTAACACGCTTCATTCGGGCTAAATAAAATCCATCGAATCCGCTATCGGCAACGCTAATGGTTTCATCGTCAATAAAGCTAAAATGAGGGTTTGCATTCAAAAACTCATCGACCTGTTGACGGTTTTCCTCTGGCATAATAGAACACGTGGCATAAATCAACATACCATCGACCTTAACCATACGACTGTAGCTCTGTAAAATCTCCTTTTGCAGCTGTACCAATACGGGTAAACGCTCTGGTGTGTCGCGCCACTTGGCATCTGGGTTTCGTTTTAACACACCAAGACCTGAGCAAGGTACGTCCAGTAACACCCGATCGGCAGTGAGCTTTAATCGTTTAATGGTTTTGCTGCTGGCAATGATCCGGGTTTCCACGTTGTGGGCAGCAGCGCGGCGCGCGCGTTGCTTGAGGCTATCGAGTTTCCATTGCTCAACATCCATGGCAAGCAACCGCCCTTTTCCTTGCATCTGGGCGGCAATAGAGAGCGTTTTACCACCCGCTCCTGCGCAGGCATCGATAACGCGCATCCCAGGTTTGGCATCTACCGCGGCAGCAACCAGCTGTGACCCCGCATCTTGCTGCTCAAACAATCCTTGCTTAAAACACTCGGTGCGAAACAGGGCCGAGTCAGACGTCACCTCTAGCGCGGTATCGACGCCAGCAACAACCTGAGTCTGAACACCTTCACGAAGCAACTTCTGCTGTAACTCATCGCGAGTACACTTTAATAGGTTGGTGCGCAAATAACGTTTTGGTGCCATCGCCAATGCCGCGCGTTCGGCAGGCCATTCATCACCAATTTGGGCTTGGCCTAACTCATCTAACCATTGAGGACAGCCGTCATAAAGTGCTGGGATAGCTTTAGCTTCTACCAAGCGACGTTGAAACGCTTCAGGCTCAACCGGCAGCGCATATTGCAGCTTTGGTAACTCCAGCTCATGAAAAAGATGCCAAGCATTGAGCAATCGCGTTCCTTCGCGTTCCATCTCTTGCGGTTTCATGTCCGCAAGATAGCAATAAAGGTTTAACCTACGCAGCAAATCGCCTGCGACCGAGGTGATCCTCGCTTGTTCAGCCGGCGCTAGCTTTAGTCCTGAGAAATGATGAGAATAAGCTCTATCCAAGGGCTTCCCTTCATTGAGAACCATAGCGAGTACATTAATAACTAGTTCAGTTGAACTTGGAGACAGCGACGCGTTTAACATGATAGAGCCTACTTAAGAAAAATCGGGGGGATCATAGGAGTTAAGGCCATATTACGCAAGTGATCCGCGCATTAATAACAATAAAAATGGCAAGCCCTTTAGCTTGCCATTTTCACCCTCGCTTTATCGGCTCTGTTTCTGTGCCTTAAAGCAGGCCATCAATCGAGTTCAGATCAGCCTTGCTGGCTATCTAAATCACGCAGCTTACTCGATATTATCAAGTTAATTTTTTTCACTTCAGCTCCGCATAGAAGCAACCAAATGGTGAAAATTGGATCTGTTCATGTAAAAGCACAGCACTTGGTAGATTGTGACCGCCGACAATCGCCCAACGCTGCGCATCCTGAATGTCAATATCAACATGGCTTTCAGTAAAGTTAAAGCCCACGAGCATAACGGAGCCTTGATATCGACGCTCAAACAATAAGACAC
Protein-coding sequences here:
- a CDS encoding RsmB/NOP family class I SAM-dependent RNA methyltransferase, whose product is MLNASLSPSSTELVINVLAMVLNEGKPLDRAYSHHFSGLKLAPAEQARITSVAGDLLRRLNLYCYLADMKPQEMEREGTRLLNAWHLFHELELPKLQYALPVEPEAFQRRLVEAKAIPALYDGCPQWLDELGQAQIGDEWPAERAALAMAPKRYLRTNLLKCTRDELQQKLLREGVQTQVVAGVDTALEVTSDSALFRTECFKQGLFEQQDAGSQLVAAAVDAKPGMRVIDACAGAGGKTLSIAAQMQGKGRLLAMDVEQWKLDSLKQRARRAAAHNVETRIIASSKTIKRLKLTADRVLLDVPCSGLGVLKRNPDAKWRDTPERLPVLVQLQKEILQSYSRMVKVDGMLIYATCSIMPEENRQQVDEFLNANPHFSFIDDETISVADSGFDGFYLARMKRVSES
- a CDS encoding bifunctional diguanylate cyclase/phosphodiesterase, whose amino-acid sequence is MHLDYCPILIDEFDGQTREFSLKRYNRILTMLLSGSSLSDILSALVLLIEKEKLGTRASVLVLSDDRRHLLLGAAPNLPQAYNDAIHGVEIGLGVGSCGEAAFSGQRVIVDDISTHPNWVNYKGIALAHKLLACWSEPIKGSNGDVLGTFAMYYENINAPSDTDLILIQEAARLASLAIERSKSFQFQRQTTAIFNNLPIALVTTSAQWSILDANDAFWGAMATKGSRCDVGYFNPNEQIGCDTNNQHMIHALMANGHWQGEALIKRFDGSSFYADLTAMRLNESYSDNRAYAWLISDISARKQASDLIEYQANFDALTQLPNRTQLLGLINQHIDARHGFALMLMDVDNFKQVNDTLGHGVGDRLLVEIGKRLLSIADDRFTVARLGGDEFAILIPDVLSIDQLNEVSQRIDNLAATRYQLSGSTNVYSTLSLGIARYPDDAESLELILNCADQAMYVAKRSGKNRSQLFNFAIRERDSRAAKIHAWLQTAIELNEFELYYQPIINLQTGKIVHAEALLRWCHGGQFISPQEFIPVAEASGLILGIGEWVRKQAITFLHEYRDYPFTIAINVSVEEIWSHLLQEGLIASIEKTAAAIDCNFPYERLTIEITESLLMGNQDTLIDELTKLKAKGCRIAIDDFGTGYSSLAYLNQFPIDELKIDKSFVLGCEYSVKQQALIKAIAKMSQALELVVVAEGIENSTQLEIINSVGIDLGQGYLFSKPIPKAQFVDLLRKKELFWR